The nucleotide sequence CTACCTGCTCGCCGGCCGGTTCCGCTCGCTGCTCGTCGACATCGGGCTGCTTCCGGAGGCGCTCCCGCTGACCGTGAGCCCCCTGCCCGCCGTCGCGGCCGTGCTCCTGCTGCTGCTTGTCGTGCAGGTGGCGGCCCGCGGCGCGGCCTGGCGGGTCTCGCGGGAGCCGGTCACCACGGTCCTCGGCGAGTCGCGCACGGGGCCCCGGACGCCGTCGGCCGCCCGGACCCGTGCCGGACTGTTCCTGCTGGTGGCGGCCGTCCCGCTGGCGGTGCCACCGCTGCTGGTCCGCTCGTCCCTGGGGGCGGCGTCCACCTCGATGGCCGGCATCGTCGCCGCCGTCGGGCTGGCACTGGCCGGCCCGGCCCTGCTCCGGCGGGTCAGCGGCGGCCTGGCCGCCCGGCTCCCCGCACGCGCCTCGGCCCCCACGTGGCTGGCCACCGCGAACCTGCACGGGTACGCGCTGCGCTCCGCGGGCGCGATCAGCACGCTGGCGATGGCCGTCGTCTTCGTGCTCACCTACACCTTCGCCCAGACCACGGTGACCGGCGCGGTCGCCCGGGACGTCGAGACGGCGACGCTCGCCGACGCGACGGTCGACGCCTCCGCCGTCGGCGGCGTCCCCGACGGGCTGCTCGAGGAGGTCCGCGCCACCGAGGGCGTGCGGGCCGCCGCGCCGGTGAGCACCACCACCGTGCTGCTCACCGGGCGCACCCTGGGGACGGAGACGGTCGAGCCCTCCTCCGCGCTGGTGCTCTCCCCCGCCGCTTCGGACGTCCTCGACCTCGGCGTCCGGTCCGGCGACCTGATCGACCTCACCGGCCCGACCGTCGCCATCGGCCGGGAGCTCGCCGAGGCCCGGGGCACCACCGTCGGCGACGACGTGGCACTCACGCTCGGGGACGGGACGGGCGTCGAGGCCCGGGTGGTGGCCGTCTACGACCGCACCCTCGGCTTCGGACCCGTGGCCCTCTCCCCCGATCTGGCGGCCGGGCACCGGGGCTCGGACCTCGCCGACAGCCTGCTGGTGCGCACCGACGGCACGGCCGGGGCCTCGGAGCGCCTCGCGGCGCTGCAGCCGGACTGGCCCGGCATCGCTGTGAGCGGGGTGGACGCCGGCAGCGGCATCGCGCAGGCCACGCCGCCGGAGGTGTGGGTGAACCTGGCGGTGATCGTCGTGCTGCTGGGCTACGTCCTGCTCGGCACCACCAACGCGATGGTCGCCGGCACCGCGCAGCGCCGGACGGAGTTCGCCACGCTCCGGCTGACCGGCACCACACCGCGGCAGATCCGGGCGATGGTGCGGCGGGAGGCGGCGTTGATCTCCGCGGCGGCCGTCGTCGCCGGGCTGCTGCTGGCCGCCCTGCCGCTCGCCCTGCTCGGCGTGGGTTTCCTGGCCCGACCGTGGCCGGCAGGGCCGTGGTGGCTGGTGCCGGCGACCGTGGTGGTGGTCGCCGTGGTGGCGTTCCTCAGCACGGAGGGCCCCACCCGGCTGGCCCTGCGGACGCCGCCCGCGGAGACCCTCGGCCGGGCGGGATGAGCCGGGAGCGGCGGCGCCTCAGCAGGAGCCCCCCGTCTGGACTGCGCAGCCACCGATGGCTGGCCGCACCGGTCACCGCCCGGGTCTCGTGACGGCGCACCGGGCCGACGCGCCGTCCGACGCCCACCGGGACGACCCGGAGTTCGGTTACCGACTCGTCGAAGGGGCCGCCGCGAACGGGCAGCCGAGAACCGCTCGGACGGCCTGGGCGATCTGTGCGGCCAACCGGTGGTGGAGCGCTTCCGGCTCGTCCCGACGAGGCAAGGGCGGCCGGCCGGACCGCCAGTGCTCGACGACCGGGTCAACCGGGTTCACCGCCGAGGCGTCCAACGCCTTGTGGTTGATCGGCATCACCGAACACCGCACCGCCGAAGGCAAGCTCTGCCTGTGCACGACCACCGACGTGCATTCCAACCGAATCGTCGGCTACTCCATCGACAAGTCCCGCAGGCGGAAGTTCGTTCACCCCCCGATCAGCATCAGCTCACCGGCTCGATGGGCCCAGTCGGCGCGGCCGGCGACAACGCCGCCATGGAGTCGTCCTTCGCCCTGCTGCAGAACGTGCTCGACCGCCGACAGTGGCACACCCGACAAGAGCTGCGGATTGCGATCGTCAGCTGGATCGAACGGGCCTATCACCGGCGGCGCCGTCAAGACGTCCTCGGTCGACTCACGCCCATCGAGTAGGAACGATCGTGGCCACTCAGGGCCGCGTGACTCCGTGCATCAGTCCCGACGTTGGGTTCTCACATACTGCAATTGCCGTAGATGAAGCCTGCACCGGCATGACGACGGAGGGTGTGCCGGCGCAGGAGGCTGCCAATCGCCGACAACGGAACCGGAGTATCAGATGGCAGCCTTGCTTGATCGTCTCGGTCGTTTCTCCTTTCGAAAGCGGTGGTGGACAGCCTCGCTCTGGCTGCTGGTCCTCGCGGGGGCGGTGACGGCCGCCGTCACGTCCGAGGGCCCGGTGAACACCCGGGCGACCATCCCGGGCATCGAGTCGCAGGACGCCTTCGACCTCCTCGCCGAGCGCTTCCCCGACACCCCCACGGACAGCGCGTCGGCGACCCTCGTGTTCGTCGCTCCCGGGGGCGGTGCGCTGGAGGAGCCGGCGAACCGGGCGGCGGTCGAGGAGGCGCTGGCCAACGTGGCCGGCAGCCCGCAGGTGTCCCGGGTGGTGCCGCCCTCGGCCGGCACGAGCATCAGCGCCGACGGCTCGACCGGCCTCGCGTCGGTGACGTACGACGTGCCGTCGGCGGAGGTCACCGACGAGTCGCGCGCCCTGCTGGAGGAGTCCGTCGAGCAGGCGCGGGACGACGGGCTGACCGCCGAGATGCGCGGCTCGGCGCTCAACAGCCCGACCAGCATGAGCGCCACCGAGCTCCTCGGGGTCGCGATCGCGGCCGTCGTCCTGCTGATGACCTTCGGGTCGCTGGTGGCCGCGGGGCTGCCCCTGGTCACGGCGATCATCGGGGTGGCCGTCTCGTTCCTCGGAGTCTGGGCACTCGCCGGCCCGCTGGGGATGGCGATCACCAGCGGGATGCTCGCGCTGATGCTGGGGCTGGCGGTCGGCATCGACTACGCCATGTTCGTCGTCTCGCGGTACCAGGAGGAACGGCAGAGCCAGGACGACGCCGAGACGGCGGCCGGTCGCGCCGTCGGCACCGCCGGATCCGCGGTCGTCTTCGCCGGGACGACGGTGGTGATCGCGCTCGCCGGGCTGTTCGTGGTCGGGATCCCGTCGCTGATGAAGATGGGGCTGGCCGCCGCCGGCGCCGTCGTCGTGGCCGTCCTGGTCGCGCTGACGCTGGTCCCGGCGCTGCTGGGCGTGTTCCCGAACCGGGTCCGCTCGCGGGCGCAGCGGCGCGGTGGTCGCACCTCGCCCCGCGTCCCGGTGGCCCGGTCGTGGATGCGGCTGGTGCAGCGCCGTCCGCTCCTGGTCACGGTGGCCGGGGTCGCGGTGCTCGCTGCTGTCGCCGTCCCGGCGCTGTCGTTGCAGCTGGGCACCCCCGGCGACGCCTCGCTGCCGACCACGGCCACCGAGCGCCGGGCCTACGACCTCCGGGCCGAGGCGTTCGGGCCCGGCTCCAACGGTCCGCTGACGGTCGTGGTCGACGCCCGCGGTGCGAGCGACCCCGAGACCGCGGTGGCGGCCGTCGCGGACGACCTCGCAGCGGCCGACGGCGTGGCCTCGGTGTCGACCGCGACCTTCAACGAGCAGGGGGACACGGCGGTGTTCACCGCCGTCCCCACCACCGGGCCGACCGACGAGCGCACCGAGCAGCTGGTGGAGTCGCTGCGGGACGCCCGCCCGGCCGTGGAGCGTGACCAGGGCGTGAGCTACGAGATCACCGGAACGACGGCGCTCGACATCGACATGGCGCAGAAGACCCAGTCGGCCCTCGTGCCCTACGTCGCGCTCGTCGTCGGTCTCGCCGTGCTGCTCCTGCTGGTGGTG is from Blastococcus sp. HT6-4 and encodes:
- a CDS encoding FtsX-like permease family protein, yielding MVRLALGMARRRMAALVAVAFAVLGGVAIVTGTGVLLESGLRSELSAGRLAGADVLVAADPTVPRAEDLDLALPERRPVPAELVHDLANVPGVTAVAGDVSFPAAVLDGDAAVAPVGDAATDGHGWSSVALLPRAAVEGAPPTGADEVALDADLAAAAGLEVGDTARLVAAGVPGEYRVTAVVRPAGAGVLFDDATAAELAGRTDGARAATVDLVGLRVEPGATDRVAAAVRAELPGTGLVVATGDDRGEAVLPGAASSRSLLVVLAGSLAGVPLLVVGFLVAGAVSVSIAGQRPELALLRAVGTTPRQLRRLVAAQATGIGAVAALPGLLLGYLLAGRFRSLLVDIGLLPEALPLTVSPLPAVAAVLLLLLVVQVAARGAAWRVSREPVTTVLGESRTGPRTPSAARTRAGLFLLVAAVPLAVPPLLVRSSLGAASTSMAGIVAAVGLALAGPALLRRVSGGLAARLPARASAPTWLATANLHGYALRSAGAISTLAMAVVFVLTYTFAQTTVTGAVARDVETATLADATVDASAVGGVPDGLLEEVRATEGVRAAAPVSTTTVLLTGRTLGTETVEPSSALVLSPAASDVLDLGVRSGDLIDLTGPTVAIGRELAEARGTTVGDDVALTLGDGTGVEARVVAVYDRTLGFGPVALSPDLAAGHRGSDLADSLLVRTDGTAGASERLAALQPDWPGIAVSGVDAGSGIAQATPPEVWVNLAVIVVLLGYVLLGTTNAMVAGTAQRRTEFATLRLTGTTPRQIRAMVRREAALISAAAVVAGLLLAALPLALLGVGFLARPWPAGPWWLVPATVVVVAVVAFLSTEGPTRLALRTPPAETLGRAG
- a CDS encoding MMPL family transporter; translation: MTAAVTSEGPVNTRATIPGIESQDAFDLLAERFPDTPTDSASATLVFVAPGGGALEEPANRAAVEEALANVAGSPQVSRVVPPSAGTSISADGSTGLASVTYDVPSAEVTDESRALLEESVEQARDDGLTAEMRGSALNSPTSMSATELLGVAIAAVVLLMTFGSLVAAGLPLVTAIIGVAVSFLGVWALAGPLGMAITSGMLALMLGLAVGIDYAMFVVSRYQEERQSQDDAETAAGRAVGTAGSAVVFAGTTVVIALAGLFVVGIPSLMKMGLAAAGAVVVAVLVALTLVPALLGVFPNRVRSRAQRRGGRTSPRVPVARSWMRLVQRRPLLVTVAGVAVLAAVAVPALSLQLGTPGDASLPTTATERRAYDLRAEAFGPGSNGPLTVVVDARGASDPETAVAAVADDLAAADGVASVSTATFNEQGDTAVFTAVPTTGPTDERTEQLVESLRDARPAVERDQGVSYEITGTTALDIDMAQKTQSALVPYVALVVGLAVLLLLVVFRSIWVPVKAAAGFLLSLFASIGVIVAVFQWGWAGDLLGVEQTGPVMSLMPILLVGIVFGLAMDYEVFLVSRMREAHVDGVPARQAVGTGFAQSSKVVVAAAVIMIAVFGGFAAASEPLIKMVGLGLAAAVFFDAFVVRLTLVPAILQLLGERAWWLPRWLDRLLPRVDVEGASLAPAQAEARPDLALSSR